A single Anopheles funestus chromosome 2RL, idAnoFuneDA-416_04, whole genome shotgun sequence DNA region contains:
- the LOC125774822 gene encoding cadherin-23 isoform X2: protein MSQNRSTDKLQMEILKRTVCRLKPVRKFWAAGSHFFLQLALCLCVCVPLVSCNRAPVFLIDDHAEIVIRLKEFPETPVGTLIYRLRGYDADGDPLTFGVQKSSDSHIIRLKQNSSNEAFIYLNHELDREAREEYTLILTLTDGRLGEGNFVTQSFLLLVEDINDNEPIFKPFASVLEVAEDSPPGILTTLEAVDKDEGAYGQVVYYIQGLSEENNVFSISTTNGKGVVRLTRALDYERQHFYHINVLAVDRAIQGRINTGTAALLVRVKDVEDQPPEFLVTQPVVRISEDAPVGTEVLRVKAVDGDRGINNRILYGISNNASELFEIDRIKGSLRTKQKLDREDSKNPINGAFILEVVATEESKQQPAPSSTMEITVIVTDVNDEIPRFRSDGYECEISENAQENTLARFIDGSINEVFDYDQGKNGTFRLSLEPPSDIFEVIPKRAINEATFGLRVKDPTMLDFERIRELTLTVVASEIETPARSSTAQVRVLVLDQNDNFPEFVQSTYEIDVPENVTAGTVLVQIQAMDGDSGVFGTEGIRYTNLTGSISSFLHLDPRTGTITLMASDGPVFDREIVQKHYLSVEARDNEGRGNRNTVPLILNVLDVNDNAPVFVQKRYEVRLKENAFDFESPITVEARDNDLEGSPNSAVGYRLVSTHHAEYFHIDRRTGRLSVREAVDFERLESGGGSDTRIISLNVEAADGGDPSLTAQVEVMVYVQDVNDYAPVFLESQYAIVIPEDTPSGLPVLRVTAMDGDGSFPNNLVTYRIQQGADGKFVIGASTGEISITHGASLDPNLLGPDAQGSGSTYVLEVIATDGGNGDQQLQGSCLVNVTVTDVNNKPPYFVGPTAVAVRENTPVGTEVYRLMANDPDDGAMLRYYIDRSQSEGKTEEGALVKLDDYDFVAAFVLNETTGLLKIAKLLDREKIAEIKLACVVEDVAAERGDQMANTFLKITILDENDNNPKFRKPFYKHSIAENSQYGVTVCTVVAEDADQNKTIKYSLEGDTGVLDLLHIDDETGEIVVRNRIDHEEYGWLNFSVRAADTGTPPRASFVEVFVQVLDENDNNPYFVDNVNDFYVSENASVGTEIAIVQAKDLDSGDFGRITYILDRVSSKEKFSIDPEKGVLRVAGALDREETAEYMMAVEAWDNYPYGYLNGESRNAFKHILVHVVDDNDNAPLIQKPSGCSMITEYHNINDPIVKLRATDADDPLNGNGQLSFDINDASGIFYIQQISAQYAEIYSRGPLKNLHGNYTLELIVSDLGSVPNTVRDTVEICVTDFNDHAPVFVVPSGNTTVKVFENTTVGKPFFQVHAYDEDVGENAIVRYRLKMDTLGNYRKFSIDKETGELSLAAPLDREQQMMYDLRIEAYDQGIPTPLSTSVDLIVYVRDVNDNQPQFLLKEISLNFTEHMTPGVERIRLPDTVDQDYLDPLEGPSTSVVCYYIVQGNEEGHFGLDPVTHDLTVEKEFDRENRSLYKLHIKASEECSNANLSLETGGHAGNLLKATVYINDINDNSPAFESKIFTGGISTSSQFGATILQLKAHDADDGLNGLVRYYRHGEVRKTLAEGLDDLRSDPFLVDADTGQVLLNFFPQKSMRGYFDFPVTANDSYGCHDRAHVFIYLIREDQRVKFILRQRPSEIRHNIQSFREILSNVSGCIVNIDDIRVHENPDGSVDRTKSDMFMHLVDQKNNSVLEVHQVLQLLDKHVEKLDRLFKEFNVLDTQASELVQTAEMDELSVNIIWLFVTNILLGALLIVVIGLSISQRLSYRRQLRTAKIAAFGSSGPSRMYQEVLGAVPNTNKHSMKGSNPIWIGSDSPEGEWLKDEFDKCKDAIDAQYERSLSSGFFIDNCLQYEARKGLASAEANNAVNYQIKRGSESTLCARNLETTEL, encoded by the exons ATGAGTCAGAATCGTTCAACCGACAAGCTACAAATGGAAATACTCAAACGAACCGTCTGTCGACTCAAGCCCGTCCGCAAGTTCTGGGCCGCAGGATCTCATTTCTTCCTACAGCTAGCACTTTGCCTCTGTGTCTGCGTACCGCTGGTCAGCTGCAATCGTGCACCAGTATTTCTAATCGACGATCATGCCGAAATAGTGATAAGATTGAAGGAGTTCCCGGAAACTCCTGTAGGTACACTGATCTACCGGCTGCGCGGGTACGATGCGGATGGTGATCCGCTTACATTTGGCGTGCAGAAAAGTAGCGACAGCCACATCATAAGACTGAAGCAGAACTCTTCCAACGAAGCGTTCATCTACCTCAACCATGAGCTCGATCGTGAAGCACGGGAAGAGTACACGCTCATACTGACACTCACCGATGGTCGGCTGGGTGAGGGTAACTTTGTGACGCAAAGCTTCCTGCTGCTGGTGGAGGACATCAACGACAATGAGCCGATCTTTAAACCGTTTGCCTCGGTGCTGGAGGTGGCCGAAGATAGTCCGCCCGGTATACTTACTACGCTCGAAGCGGTGGACAAGGACGAGGGTGCATACGGACAGGTGGTGTACTACATACAAGGGTTAAGCGAGGAGAACAACGTATTCTCGATCTCAACTACCAACGGGAAGGGTGTGGTGCGACTGACCCGTGCACTGGACTACGAACGGCAGCATTTCTATCACATCAATGTACTGGCTGTTGATCGAGCAATACAG GGAAGAATCAATACTGGAACAGCTGCCTTACTAGTAAGGGTGAAAGACGTAGAAGATCAACCACCAGAGTTCCTAGTGACCCAACCGGTTGTTCGCATCTCCGAGGATGCACCTGTCGGAACGGAAGTATTGCGAG TCAAAGCGGTAGATGGTGATCGAGGTATTAACAATCGTATTCTTTACGGCATTTCAAACAACGCCAGTGAGTTGTTTGAGATTGATCGAATAAAGGGTTCGTTAAGAACGAAGCAGAAGCTTGACAGGGAAGACTCTAAAAATCCCATTAACGGTGCATTCATATTGGAAGTGGTTGCCACCGAAGAGAGCAAACAGCAG CCTGCACCTTCGTCCACCATGGAGATCACCGTGATCGTGACGGATGTGAATGATGAAATACCACGCTTCAGAAGTGATGGCTATGAGTGTGAAATCAGTGAAAATGCACAAGAAAACACACTGGCCAGATTTATTGATGGCAGTATCAACGAGGTGTTTGACTACGATCAGGGTAAAAATGGTACCTTTCGATTATCGCTGGAGCCACCAAGTGATATCTTTGAGGTGATTCCGAAGCGAGCGATCAATGAAGCAACTTTTGGGTTACGCGTAAAAGACCCGACAATGCTTGATTTCGAGCGTATACGTGAGCTAACGTTAACTGTTGTGGCAAGTGAGATCGAGACACCGGCCCGCAGTAGTACGGCACAGGTACGCGTGCTGGTGTTAGATCAAAACGACAATTTTCCAGAGTTCGTGCAGTCAACCTACGAAATTGATGTCCCGGAGAATGTGACAGCAGGAACGGTGCTCGTACAGATACAAGCCATGGATGGTGATTCGGGTGTCTTCGGTACAGAAGGTATTCGGTACACGAACCTTACCGGAAGTATCTCGAGCTTTCTACATCTGGATCCGCGCACTGGCACCATCACGCTCATGGCATCCGACGGTCCTGTGTTTGATCGTGAAATTGTCCAAAAGCACTACCTTTCAGTGGAGGCTCGTGATAATGAAGGTCGGGGCAATCGGAATACCGTCCCGCTCATTCTAAACGTGCTAGACGTCAACGACAATGCACCAGTTTTTGTTCAGAAGCGTTACGAAGTGAGATTGAAGGAGAATGCATTTGACTTCGAATCACCGATCACAGTGGAGGCACGTGACAACGATCTGGAAGGTTCTCCGAACAGTGCGGTAGGGTACCGGCTGGTTAGCACACATCATGCGGAATACTTCCACATTGATCGCCGAACGGGAAGATTGTCGGTGCGAGAGGCAGTTGATTTCGAACGACTGGAAAGTGGAGGAGGCAGTGACACACGTATCATATCACTGAACGTGGAGGCAGCCGATGGTGGTGACCCGTCACTAACAGCTCAGGTTGAAGTGATGGTATATGTTCAAGACGTTAACGACTATGCGCCCGTTTTCCTCGAGTCACAGTATGCGATTGTTATCCCGGAGGATACACCCAGCGGTCTACCGGTCTTGAGAGTGACCGCAATGGATGGAGATGGTTCGTTTCCCAACAATCTCGTCACGTACAGAATTCAACAGGGTGCGGACGGTAAGTTCGTAATAGGAGCAAGTACGGGCGAGATATCGATCACGCATGGTGCTTCGCTTGATCCGAATCTGCTCGGCCCGGATGCACAGGGATCTGGTTCGACATACGTACTGGAGGTGATCGCTACGGACGGTGGTAATGGGGATCAACAGTTGCAAGGATCCTGTCTGGTTAATGTGACCGTTACCGACGTCAATAATAAACCGCCGTACTTTGTTGGCCCAACGGCTGTGGCTGTGCGCGAGAACACACCGGTTGGTACTGAGGTGTACAGACTGATGGCTAATGATCCTGATGACGGTGCAATGCTACGATACTACATCGATCGTAGTCAGTCTGAAGGAAAAACCGAAGAGGGCGCTTTAGTGAAACTGGACGATTATGATTTTGTAGCGGCATTCGTTCTGAATGAGACGACTGGTCTACTTAAG ATAGCTAAACTGTTGGATCGTGAGAAAATTGCCGAAATCAAACTGGCCTGTGTTGTAGAAGACGTAGCAGCCGAACGAGGTGATCAAATGGCAAACACCTTCCTGAAGATAACCATTCTCGACGAGAACGATAACAATCCAAAGTTCCGTAAGCCATTCTACAAGCACTCGATTGCCGAAAACAGTCAGTACGGTGTGACTGTTTGTACGGTGGTGGCCGAAGATGCggaccaaaacaaaactatcaaGTATAGCCTGGAAGGTGATACGGGTGTGCTGGATCTGTTACACATTGATGACGAAACCGGTGAGATTGTGGTACGCAATCGGATCGACCACGAAGAGTACGGTTGGTTAAACTTCTCCGTACGCGCTGCAGACACCGGAACCCCACCTAGGGCTTCCTTCGTCGAGGTGTTTGTGCAGGTGTTGGATGAGAATGACAACAATCCGTACTTTGTTGATAATGTGAATGATTTCTACGTGTCGGAGAATGCGTCCGTCGGTACGGAGATAGCAATCGTACAGGCAAAGGATCTAGATTCGGGCGATTTCGGACGCATTACGTACATTCTAGATCGCGTCAGTTCTAAA GAAAAGTTCAGTATTGACCCGGAGAAAGGTGTACTCCGGGTAGCGGGTGCACTAGATCGAGAAGAAACGGCCGAGTACATGATGGCTGTAGAGGCGTGGGATAATTATCCTTATGGATATCTGAACGGAGAAAGCCGGAATGCGTTCAAACACATCCT TGTGCACGTGGTGGACGATAACGATAATGCACCGTTAATACAGAAACCTTCCGGTTGCAGTATGATCACAGAGTATCACAACATCAACGATCCAATCGTGAAGTTACGTGCGACCGATGCGGATGATCCATTGAACGGAAATGGTCAGCTAAGCTTCGACATTAATGACGCGTCAGGGATTTTCTATATCCAGCAGATATCGGCCCAATATGCCGAAATATATTCCCGTGGTCCATTGAAAAATCTGCATGGAAACTATACGCTGGAGTTGATAGTGAGTGATCTTGGCAGTGTACCGAACACGGTGCGGGATACGGTTGAGATTTGTGTAACTGATTTCAACGATCATGCGCCGGTATTTGTCGTTCCCAGCGGTAATACTACCGTAAAGGTGTTTGAG AATACCACGGTCGGTAAACCATTCTTCCAAGTGCATGCTTACGACGAAGATGTCGGCGAGAACGCTATTGTGCGGTATCGTCTCAAAATGGACACATTGGGCAATTATCGAAAGTTTTCCATCGATAAAGAGACGGGTGAACTGAGCTTAGCCGCACCACTCGATCGAGAGCAACAGATGATGTACGATCTCCGGATCGAGGCGTATGATCAGGGAATACCTACACCGCTCAGCACAAGCGTTGATTTGATCGTATACGTACGAGATGTCAATGACAATCAGCCACAGTTTTTGCTCAAAGAAATAAGTCTCAACTTTACCGAACACATGACACCGGGTGTAGAAAGAATTCGACTACCCGATACAGTCGACCAGGACTATCTTGATCCACTAGAAGGACCGTCAACGAGTGTAGTTTGCTACTACATCGTGCAGGGCAATGAGGAAGGACATTTTGGACTGGATCCAGTGACACATGACTTAACG GTGGAAAAAGAATTTGATCGCGAAAATAGATCGCTGTACAAGTTGCACATCAAAGCGTCGGAGGAATGTTCTAACGCGAACCTATCGTTGGAAACAGGTGGACATGCGGGTAATCTGCTGAAAGCTACAGTATACATAAACGACATCAACGACAACTCACCAGCGTTTGAGTCAAAAATATTCACCGGCGGTATCTCAACGTCATCCCAGTTCGGTGCTACCATTCTGCAGCTAAAA GCTCacgatgctgatgatggaTTGAATGGATTAGTTCGGTACTATCGGCACGGCGAGGTACGGAAAACACTTGCGGAAGGTTTGGACGATTTGCGTAGCGATCCGTTCCTGGTAGATGCGGACACGGGCCAAGTGTTGCTGAACTTTTTCCCACAGAAATCGATGCGGGGCTATTTTGATTTCCCGGTGACGGCAAACGATTCCTACGGCTGTCACGATCGGGCGCACGTGTTCATCTATCTCATTCGTGAGGATCAACGGGTAAAGTTTATTCTTCGACAGCGTCCATCGGAGATACGACACAATATACAAAGCTTTCGAGA GATACTGAGCAATGTTAGTGGATGTATTGTAAATATTGACGATATTCGTGTGCATGAAAATCCGGACGGTTCGGTGGATCGGACCAAAAGTGACATGTTTATGCATCTAGTCGATCAAAAGAACAACTCCGTCCTGGAGGTGCATCAGGTATTGCAGCTGCTGGATAAGCACGTGGAGAAGCTTGATCGATTGTTTAAG GAATTTAATGTTCTAGATACTCAAGCGTCCGAGTTAGTACAGACGGCAGAAATGGACGAGCTGTCGGTAAACATAATCTGGTTATTTGTAACCAATATTCTGCTGGGTGCGTTGCTGATTGTAGTAATCGGTCTTTCGATATCACAACGATTGTCGTAccgaagacaactaagaacggccaaaATAGCTGCGTTCG GCTCATCCGGACCAAGTCGAATGTATCAGGAGGTACTCGGAGCAGTACCGAACACGAACAAACACAGCATGAAGGGTAGCAACCCGATCTGGATCGGTAGCGACAGTCCGGAGGGTGAATGGCTTAAGGATGAGTTTGACAAGTGCAAGGATGCAATCGATGCACAGTACGAGCGATCACTCAGCTCAGGCTTCTTCATTGACAACTGTCTTCAGTACGAAGCACGGAAGGGTCTCGCTAGTGCCGAAGCGAACAATGCCGTTAACTATCAGATCAAGCGTGGCAGCGAATCGACGCTTTGTGCGCGAAACTTGGAAACGACCGAACTGTAA